The Marinifilum sp. JC120 genome window below encodes:
- a CDS encoding BON domain-containing protein: MKFKALIPLLILIATIFSTGCSTAYKAALDERSLSTQTADATISATIMKAYLDDDDVSVMGIEPYTFVGHVYLVGEYENYIQKSKAISIAESVDGVTDVTTYMLPKKDDPTCDTTENLSILAAVKSALIGDGDIWSTSIEVKVVQCQVILLGLVKTKAEINKSITHAKAVEGVRKVKSYLRISNKP; this comes from the coding sequence ATGAAATTCAAAGCGCTAATTCCCTTACTAATCCTGATCGCAACCATATTCAGCACAGGCTGTAGTACAGCGTACAAAGCGGCATTAGATGAGCGCAGCCTAAGCACACAAACCGCCGATGCAACAATCTCTGCCACCATAATGAAAGCATATCTGGATGACGATGATGTCTCGGTCATGGGCATTGAACCATACACTTTCGTGGGGCATGTATATCTTGTCGGCGAATATGAAAATTACATCCAGAAATCAAAAGCAATATCCATCGCCGAAAGCGTCGACGGTGTAACAGATGTAACCACATACATGTTACCCAAAAAAGATGACCCCACCTGCGACACAACCGAAAATCTCTCAATTCTGGCCGCTGTAAAATCAGCCCTGATCGGAGACGGAGACATATGGTCCACAAGCATTGAAGTGAAAGTAGTTCAATGTCAGGTTATTTTGCTGGGACTGGTAAAAACAAAAGCCGAAATAAATAAGTCGATTACTCATGCCAAAGCGGTAGAAGGTGTGCGCAAGGTCAAATCCTATCTTCGCATTTCCAATAAGCCATAA